A window of Paenibacillus antri genomic DNA:
ATTTTCCGCAAGCGACGTGCGCTACAGAAACAGTAGCTTGAACGCCTGTACGCCGAAATAGAGGCCGAAGCCGATTAACGCAAGACCGGCCGCGCGCGAAACGAACGTCAGGAAGCCGCCGGAGGCGAATTTCTGGAACGAGCTGGAAAGCGTCGCCATCGTGAAGTCCCACGCCAAGATGCCGATGAAGATCGCCGCGCTGTTGACGAGCATGTCCATGGGTTTCGCGGCTTCCGCGGCCTTGGCGAGAATCGAGCCGTAAATACCGAGCCAAAACAGAATGCTAAGCGGGTTGCTAAGCGTCAGGATAAATCCTTGGGTGAAGGATTTGGCCGGCGCTTCTTTTCCTTGCTCCCTAGTGGAAGAGCCAATCCCCTTAGCCTTCTGGAAGCTCTCCACGCCCGTATAGATGAGA
This region includes:
- a CDS encoding LysE family transporter; the protein is MSTFLSYILLGLSLSAPIGPVNASQLDKGIRFGFWNAWLLGLGAMAADAAFMLLIYFGSAHFLQTPFMKSFLWTFGCFVLIYTGVESFQKAKGIGSSTREQGKEAPAKSFTQGFILTLSNPLSILFWLGIYGSILAKAAEAAKPMDMLVNSAAIFIGILAWDFTMATLSSSFQKFASGGFLTFVSRAAGLALIGFGLYFGVQAFKLLFL